The following are encoded in a window of Artemia franciscana chromosome 5, ASM3288406v1, whole genome shotgun sequence genomic DNA:
- the LOC136026804 gene encoding zinc finger protein 664-like: MLFLEVHPFMNDYPPPWGKLKCVRWACLQTLARKNHRKLERHPKTNTRKKQDKCDVGKKCFSNSRNLIGHQRVHTAEKPFKCDVCKKGFSQSGNLIAHQRTHTGEKLFKCDVCNKCFSHSSSLNLHKRLHTGEKLFNCDVCNKGFSRSCHLIPHHRTHTSEKPFKCDVCNKCFSHSSSLNLHKRLHTGEKLFNCDVCNKGFSRSCHLIPHQRTHTSEKPFKCDVCNKCFSHSSSLNLHKRLHTGEKLFNCDVCNKGFSRSCHLIAHQRTHTGEKPFKCDVCNKYFSQSSSLNLHQRLHTGEKLFKCDVCNKCFPKNGDLIKHQRTHTGEKPYKCDVCNKGFSQSGHLIAHQRTHTGEKPFKCDVCYKGFSQSSTLMSHQRVHTCEGNTFLDLII, encoded by the exons ATGCTATttctagaagtgcatccatttatGAATGACTATCCTCCTCCCTGGGGCAAACTAAAATGCGTTAGGTGGGCTTgtttacag ACACTTGCTCGTAAAAACCATCGAAAATTAGAAAGACatccaaaaacaaatacgaggAAAAAACAAGATAAGTGCGATGTAGGCAAGAAGTGCTTTTCTAATTCAAGGAATTTGATTGGGCACCAGAGAGTGCATACAgctgaaaaaccgtttaaatgtgacgtatgtaaAAAAGGCTTTTCTCAATCCGGCAATTTGATTGCACACCAGAGAACGCACACAGgtgaaaaactgtttaaatgtgacgtatgtaacaAATGTTTTTCTCATTCAAGCAGTTTGAATCTGCACAAAAGACTACATACAGGTGAAAAACTGTTTAATTGTGACGTATGTAACAAAGGTTTTTCACGATCCTGCCATTTGATTCCACACCACAGAACGCACACAagtgaaaaaccgtttaaatgtgacgtatgtaacaAATGTTTTTCTCATTCAAGCAGTTTGAATCTGCACAAAAGACTACATACAGGGGAAAAACTGTTTAATTGTGACGTATGTAACAAAGGTTTTTCACGATCCTGCCATTTGATTCCACACCAGAGAACGCACACAagtgaaaaaccgtttaaatgtgacgtatgtaacaAATGTTTTTCTCATTCAAGCAGTTTGAATCTGCACAAAAGACTACATACAGGGGAAAAACTGTTTAATTGTGACGTATGTAACAAAGGTTTTTCACGATCCTGCCATTTGATTGCACACCAGAGAACGCacacaggtgaaaaaccgtttaaatgtgatgtgtgtaacaaatatttttctcaatCAAGCAGTTTGAATCTGCACCAAAGACTACATACGGgtgaaaaactgtttaaatgtGATGTTTGTAACAAATGCTTTCCCAAAAACGGCGATTTGATTAAACACCAGAGAACCcatacaggtgaaaaaccgtataaatgtgacgtatgtaacaAAGGCTTTTCTCAATCCGGCCATTTGATTGCACACCAGAGAACGCacacaggtgaaaaaccgtttaaatgtgacgtatgtTACAAAGGCTTTTCTCAATCAAGCACTTTGATGTCGCACCAAAGAGTGCACACTTGTGAAGGAAATACTTTTCTCGATCTTATCATTTGA